A portion of the Malania oleifera isolate guangnan ecotype guangnan chromosome 3, ASM2987363v1, whole genome shotgun sequence genome contains these proteins:
- the LOC131150306 gene encoding translationally-controlled tumor protein homolog: MLLYQDLLSGDELLSDSFPYKAIQNGILWEVEGKWVVKGAVDVNIGANPSAEGGDEDEGVDDQAVKVVDIVDTFRLQEQPAYDKKLFVAFMKKYIKSLSAKLEGEKQEEFKKNIEGATKFLLPMLKDFQFFVGESMHDDGSVVLAYYKDGATDPTFLYFAHGLKEVKC; encoded by the exons ATGCTTCTCTATCAGGATCTTCTTAGCG GAGATGAGCTTCTCTCGGACTCGTTTCCATACAAAGCAATCCAGAATGGAATACTATGGGAAGTTGAAGGAAAG TGGGTTGTTAAAGGAGCAGTTGATGTAAACATTGGTGCAAACCCCTCAGCCGAAGGTGGTGATGAAGATGAAGGTGTCGATGATCAAGCTGTCAAGGTTGTTGACATTGTTGACACCTTTAGGCTCCAG GAGCAACCTGCTTATGACAAGAAGCTGTTTGTTGCCTTCATGAAGAAATACATCAAGTCATTGTCAGCAAAGCTGGAGGGGGAGAAGCAAGAGGAATTCAAGAAAAACATTGAGGGAGCAACTAAGTTCCTCCTTCCCATGCTCAAAGACTTCCAATT TTTTGTGGGGGAGAGCATGCATGATGATGGCAGTGTGGTTCTTGCTTACTACAAAGATGGTGCGACTGACCCAACATTTTTGTACTTCGCCCATGGGTTGAAAGAGGTGAAGTGTTAA